In Fusarium poae strain DAOMC 252244 chromosome Unknown contig_2, whole genome shotgun sequence, a single genomic region encodes these proteins:
- the FUS4_2 gene encoding Secreted aspartic protease fus4 (SECRETED:SignalP(1-20)): protein MLADATILAVLLGALVPAHAAALTLEHRSPSSGNSVAVPAYWDVYGYLFNVTVGSPPQELTMLSDMTWMAPFVRSGRCLGEFNPDLCAGQEQPFFNERDSESFSNASFAQTTWPITAFAPNFTVDYGRDEVCIGHVCNSDMLMQVSNFPYPASVVPAVPFGGIFGLAPPPSKRAETSEPANYQAWQEGNMGPLVGWHTCATLDSTSSCQGGDAQLVFGSTDTSMYDTKQLQSYGIQNPEWLSDAFYPATPPRSNYWSTPLTGMWVKDDGNKSKNYAVPFEAAKGGKTTPPLAVVDEGSEGLGAPLSLNGYKYLVSKTDAKPASTAVIEKIMSQGSTGYNTDMQDWYTLSCDDLDRYPDLVYEFDGGKEYTIPRRRLGAQDLCARGTDPPVSRLGAQPPD, encoded by the coding sequence ATGCTTGCTGATGCAACCATCTTGGCCGTGTTGCTCGGGGCTCTTGTTCCGGCACATGCAGCCGCTTTGACGTTGGAACACCGCTCCCCTAGCTCTGGTAACTCGGTTGCAGTACCTGCCTATTGGGACGTGTATGGCTATCTGTTCAATGTCACTGTTGGTTCGCCTCCCCAGGAACTTACGATGCTTAGCGACATGACATGGATGGCTCCCTTTGTACGATCTGGACGATGTCTCGGCGAATTCAATCCTGATCTCTGTGCGGGACAAGAACAACCATTCTTTAACGAGCGTGACTCGGAATCATTCAGCAATGCCTCTTTTGCCCAGACCACGTGGCCCATCACAGCCTTTGCGCCCAACTTCACCGTAGACTACGGGCGAGATGAGGTGTGCATTGGACATGTCTGCAACAGCGATATGCTTATGCAGGTCTCCAACTTCCCGTATCCTGCAAGTGTCGTGCCTGCAGTCCCGTTCGGTGGCATCTTTGGCTTGGCCCCTCCGCCATCCAAGCGGGCCGAAACATCAGAACCTGCCAACTACCAAGCATGGCAGGAAGGCAACATGGGACCCTTGGTAGGCTGGCACACGTGCGCCACGCTGGACTCAACGTCGAGCTGTCAGGGGGGTGATGCTCAGCTCGTCTTTGGGAGTACAGATACTTCCATGTATGACACCAAGCAGTTACAGTCCTATGGGATCCAGAACCCAGAATGGCTCAGCGACGCGTTCTACCCGGCTACGCCCCCGCGCAGCAACTACTGGAGTACTCCGCTTACGGGCATGTGGGTCAAAGACGATGGAAACAAGTCAAAGAACTATGCTGTCCCTTTCGAGGCTGCCAAGGGTGGTAAAACGACACCCCCCCTGGCTGTTGTAGACGAAGGATCTGAAGGACTGGGTGCTCCACTCTCCCTCAACGGCTACAAGTACCTTGTCAGTAAGACGGATGCCAAGCCGGCCTCCACCGCTGTCATCGAAAAGATCATGAGCCAGGGATCAACAGGATACAACACCGATATGCAGGACTGGTACACTCTATCGTGCGACGATCTGGACAGATATCCTGATCTCGTCTATGAGTTTGATGGAGGGAAGGAGTACACGATTCCTCggcgtcgtctaggcgcacaggacctgtgtgctcggggcacagaCCCCCCTGTCAGCAGGCTAGGGGCACAGccccctgactaa